A stretch of Coccidioides posadasii str. Silveira chromosome 2, complete sequence DNA encodes these proteins:
- a CDS encoding uncharacterized protein (EggNog:ENOG41KOG1573~COG:A), with protein MAPGVVDTVVGKPSPRELEDLCDEIDAVNAYQTKDRDIYQLPQFDKDKDKSQFRRYNEARARVKEFYLEQHTKQTVAFNLKARNEFRSKVRARLTVWEAIEKLNSLVDDSDPDTELSQIQHLLQSAEAIRRDGKPRWMQLIGLIHDLGKLLYFFGAEGQWDVVGDTFPVGCAFDDRIIYGSESFEKNEDYGHEIYGTKFGIYYPGIGLDNVMLSWGHDEYLYHVVKDQSTLPAEALAMIRYHSFYPWHAAGAYTELMNEHDKDMLAAVRAFNPYDLYSKSDDIPNVEELKPYYLELIDEYFPQKVLDW; from the exons ATGGCCCCAGGAGTAGTAGATACGGTGGTTGGCAAACCAAGTCCTCGAGAGCTCGAAGATTTGTGTGATGAGATCGATGCGGTCAACGCCTATCAAACTAAAGATCGCGACATTTACCAGCTTCCTCAATTCGATAAGGACAAGGATAAATCCCAATTCAGACGATACAATGAAGCCCGTGCCCGAGTTAAGGAGTTCTACCTCGAGCAGCATACGAAGCAAACCGTCGCGTTCAACCTCAAAGCCAGGAATGAGTTTCGGTCAAAGGTTCGAGCCAGACTCACTGTTTGGGAAGCAATAGAGAAGCTCAACAGCCTCGTTGACGACTCGGACCCAGACACAGAGCTCTCCCAGATCCAGCACTTGCTCCAGTCTGCGGAAGCAATTCGACGTGATGGGAAACCACGATGGATGCAGCTCATAGGCCTTATCCATGATCTCGGAAAGCTACTTTACTTCTTCGGCGCTGAAGGCCAATGGGATGTGGTTGGAGATACGTTTCCGGTGGGATGTGCCTTTGATGATCGGATCATCTATGGATCTGAGTCGTTCGAGAAGAATGAGGACTATGGACATGAGATATACGGCACCAAATTCGGCATATACTACCCGGGTATTGGGCTGGACAATGTGATGCTTTCGTGGGGTCATGACGAGTATCTTTATCATGTGGTGAAGGATCAATCCACCCTTCCAGCCGAGGCGCTGGCGATGATCCGCTATCATTCCTTTTATCCGTGGCACGCGGCTGGTGCATACACGGAGTTGATGAACGAACATGACAAGGATATGCTAGCAGCTGTTCGAGCGTTCAATCCTTATGATTTGTACAGCAAGAGCGACGATATCCCAAATGTCGAAGAACTCAAG CCTTATTACCTCGAGCTTATCGATGAATACTTCCCTCAGAAAGTTCTCGATTGGTAA
- a CDS encoding uncharacterized protein (EggNog:ENOG410Q0PE~COG:S), with the protein MVQEQQSSLPTLRPYNGGCHCGAVRYRALLDPANLGAARCNCTICHKKGGLILQLSDETLSLVKPSSYDSAELGDYTFGSGSAHHYFCKTCGISVFSRGTYVMEGKEVKFVSVNGLTVDQGVAGEEGKLDLSKVKIGYWNGLTDDWMSGMKDAPYPGGCV; encoded by the coding sequence ATGGTCCAGGAGCAGCAATCCTCCCTTCCAACCCTCCGCCCTTACAACGGCGGCTGCCACTGCGGCGCCGTCCGCTACCGTGCCCTCCTGGACCCCGCCAACCTGGGCGCAGCACGCTGCAACTGCACCATCTGCCACAAGAAGGGCGGGCTCATCCTCCAACTCTCGGACGAGACCCTGTCGCTGGTAAAGCCATCCTCCTACGACTCTGCGGAGCTGGGCGACTACACCTTCGGCAGCGGCTCGGCGCACCATTATTTCTGCAAGACGTGCGGTATCTCTGTCTTCTCGAGGGGTACGTATGTCATGGAAGGGAAGGAGGTGAAGTTTGTGTCGGTGAATGGGTTGACGGTGGACCAGGGGGTCGCGGGTGAGGAGGGCAAGCTGGACTTGAGTAAGGTGAAGATTGGGTATTGGAATGGGCTTACGGACGATTGGATGAGTGGGATGAAGGACGCGCCGTATCCAGGCGGGTGTgtttga
- the PEX30 gene encoding peroxisome- protein (EggNog:ENOG410PJ9U~COG:S~TransMembrane:4 (o122-140i216-234o240-258i270-288o)~BUSCO:6995at33183): MAALETPWIASMSPSSYAQNDGPAGTSLAGDPIPPTVAAFSPTNISGSSLTSKQRSTIIVHRKSPLLVATPPAVTRALAYSHPFLLPLNRLVGLLSWTSGDPWESFLLVAAFWATTLYGDAILLWAGPILVVIGLILGLYSRRYSPLSSTGLTGEKHGHRRGDSEATPQHHKTLDEIVESLREFTMRCNILLDPLIEFTDFLSTQRTATSATTRPALTALLTRILLVTPVWILLTLPPFYLITTRRIIISVGTVILTWHSKPARICRVILWRSLTVRLICSIITGLPFSSQPCNNTTNDFKISPILSLLSFRPFRSKSTQQVPEVSSTRRRAESPGVRFTFILYENQRRWLGIGWTTSLFAYERAPWTDEHLNSAPSKDEFELPEVQGGNSRWRWVSGSEWRIDGVDPNSKRSGKTGKGGDTDDGGWIYYDNKWNDGRRGQDSWNRYTRRRRWCRDAELVEITPSREATPPPSPPAERVRDSSPCTTTGRAQGEENNKPSTENKNGVKQRKRRWFGSTNDISKPPSSSPPVPVGAASSSLPNNFDNALSTSIDENTNNSRRTVKAPSVASTRSAPQAGSPGPRGGRNSFGGRRASKTASIATDTDRESLTLSLREKEIQEAENMVDQWDTRPGGAAERAERSWGLGDEAHMGLS; this comes from the exons ATGGCAGCTCTTG AAACGCCGTGGATAGCTTCCATGTCCCCAAGCTCTTACGCCCAAAACGATGGGCCCGCAGGGACGTCCCTCGCCGGTGACCCGATTCCGCCTACCGTTGCCGCTTTCTCGCCAACAAACATCTCTGGATCTTCATTAACCTCCAAACAACGCTCTACCATAATCGTACACAGGAAGTCGCCATTGCTTGTTGCAACCCCTCCCGCAGTCACCCGTGCCTTGGCCTACTCCCATCCGTTCTTGCTTCCCTTGAACCGGCTGGTCGGGCTATTATCATGGACGAGCGGAGACCCATGGGAGAGCTTTCTTCTTGTCGCTGCATTTTGGGCAACCACTCTGTACGGGGATGCTATTCTGCTATGGGCCGGACCGATTCTTGTGGTGATTGGCCTGATACTTGGCTTGTATTCCCGACGATATTCACCTCTCTCGTCGACGGGACTAACCGGAGAGAAACACGGACACCGAAGGGGCGACTCGGAAGCCACGCCCCAACACCATAAGACGCTGGATGAGATCGTCGAATCCCTGAGGGAATTTACCATGAGATGCAATATTTTACTAGATCCTTTAATTGAATTCACTGATTTCCTTTCGACTCAGCGGACCGCTACCTCGGCTACAACTCGACCCGCCCTGACGGCTCTGCTAACGCGGATATTACTTGTCACGCCCGTCTGGATCCTTCTTACGCTTCCGCCGTTCTATTTGATCACTACCCGCCGAATTATCATTTCCGTTGGAACCGTCATCTTGACGTGGCATTCGAAACCGGCGCGCATCTGCCGGGTCATTCTCTGGCGATCACTAACAGTGCGCCTAATATGCTCCATAATCACGGGGCTTCCATTCTCATCGCAGCCATGCAATAACACAACCAACGACTTCAAAATTTCGCCAATCTTATCGCTGTTATCATTTCGCCCTTTCCGTTCGAAGTCGACTCAGCAAGTGCCTGAGGTATCTTCTACGAGAAGGCGGGCTGAATCACCAGGTGTCCGTTTCACATTTATCCTATAtgagaatcagagaagatgGCTTGGAATCGGATGGACGACTTCACTGTTTGCCTACGAGCGTGCCCCCTGGACGGACGAGCACCTGAACTCAGCCCCATCTAAAGACGAATTTGAGCTTCCTGAAGTTCAAGGTGGGAATTCAAGGTGGCGCTGGGTATCTGGTAGTGAATGGCGAATTGATGGAGTAGATCCAAACAGCAAAAGATCCGGCAAAACTGGCAAGGGTGGAGATACTGATGACGGTGGTTGGATATACTACGACAATAAG TGGAACGATGGCCGTCGTGGGCAGGATAGCTGGAATCGATACACTAGGCGTCGAAGATGGTGTCGTGATGCCGAGCTTGTAGAGATAACCCCGAGCAGGGAAGCTACTCCACCCCCATCGCCTCCAGCAGAAAGAGTACGTGATTCATCGCCATGCACGACCACTGGTCGCGCGCAGGGCGAAGAAAACAACAAGCCTAGCACAGAGAACAAAAATGGTGTCAAACAGCGTAAGCGCCGCTGGTTCGGGAGCACCAATGATATTTCCAAGCCGCCTTCGTCATCTCCTCCTGTCCCCGTTGGTGCTGCGTCGTCCAGCCTTCCAAATAACTTCGACAACGCGCTTTCTACATCCATAGATGAGAATACAAACAACAGCAGACGTACCGTCAAAGCCCCCAGCGTGGCCAGCACTCGCAGTGCTCCTCAAGCAGGTTCTCCTGGGCCAAGAGGTGGTAGAAATAGCTTTGGTGGTCGACGAGCAAGTAAGACCGCTAGTATCGCCACAGATACGGATCGGGAGAGTCTAACCCTGAGCCTGAGGGAGAAAGAAATCCAAGAAGCGGAGAATATGGTTGATCAATGGGACACCAGGCCTGGAGGAGCAGCAGAAAGGGCAGAGAGATCCTGGGGTCTGGGGGACGAGGCCCACATGGGGCTAAGCTGA
- a CDS encoding uncharacterized protein (EggNog:ENOG410Q0DH) encodes MSSTESTVTVTVRSAQPSPTLQAMEPTADQGKGRDDCERTTFRKNGIVFGHHSDSSTETAVPPGPAPPATQQDKANGQNSDTQPLIPHAEGCYLGYDPPGPQGFLNGGYYEAQRTYPMQSTPYHPDGCAGPHTVTGQGYYWGAAQYQNSVTAPSPVEVGFHTNNLDAYGLLAEFHQSQQARLREPNHSAGPYSNGALAGITEPFRSDMQPCAAGPMHRIWEYGHQGHMETREPPPVKEMINHFLNLFVSGERTDYCLNLMPTKDGIRPQLLGAHSVVMCRNKHLNALIKKIEAGEHPKIINLTAERGFADTNGFYVALQNLYGAVPMTEQQCKESYPGSAGQMKFALSYLSSGAFLADRDIVHGAIDLIKGALSWDNVETLVHFGLVPGQYLIACNEEYARDSDSNFQSESSDDESVDTRTNFRIDDTYRAPRPDNPFLSAKTLNNEMVKIWAPRLLRWALRFMTVDSAAARFEFDAGARPTVTPDRLGWTQDEDHTTAEMEGRIKSSMDKNRAMSALLITLPYRYLKYTFRLMREWGLLSAKLAREVVAERELRCKSMKQKLELNSKDEKGLSRRSRGPLGWEEFVVEENENITVSRIWKGIGTAASAVKGPRSAEPGRPNGKM; translated from the coding sequence ATGAGTTCCACAGAGTCCACTGTCACTGTCACTGTGAGAAGCGCACAGCCCAGTCCCACCCTGCAGGCCATGGAGCCTACAGCCGACCAGGGAAAAGGACGCGACGACTGTGAGAGAACCACATTCCGGAAAAACGGGATAGTCTTTGGGCATCATTCCGACTCGTCGACAGAGACAGCCGTGCCTCCCGGTCCAGCCCCCCCTGCTACGCAGCAAGACAAAGCCAACGGTCAAAATAGCGACACTCAGCCGCTCATCCCTCACGCAGAAGGCTGCTATCTGGGATATGACCCTCCGGGTCCTCAGGGTTTCCTTAATGGTGGGTATTATGAAGCTCAACGAACTTATCCGATGCAGAGCACACCGTATCATCCAGATGGTTGCGCAGGACCCCATACTGTGACTGGCCAGGGGTACTACTGGGGGGCCGCGCAATACCAGAATAGTGTTACAGCTCCGAGTCCAGTCGAAGTGGGATTTCATACAAATAACTTAGATGCGTACGGACTTCTTGCCGAATTCCACCAGTCCCAGCAGGCCCGGCTTCGAGAACCTAATCATAGTGCGGGGCCTTACAGCAACGGTGCCTTGGCTGGGATAACTGAGCCGTTCCGCTCTGATATGCAGCCTTGTGCGGCTGGCCCGATGCATCGAATTTGGGAGTATGGTCATCAGGGCCACATGGAGACTCGTGAGCCACCACCGGTTAAAGAAATGATCAATCATTTTCTCAATTTGTTCGTATCCGGTGAACGCACCGATTACTGTTTGAACCTGATGCCAACCAAGGACGGAATCCGGCCACAGCTCCTTGGTGCACACAGTGTCGTTATGTGTAGGAACAAGCACTTAAATGCCCTGATCAAGAAAATTGAGGCGGGAGAGCACCCCAAAATTATCAACCTCACTGCTGAAAGGGGGTTTGCCGATACAAACGGCTTCTATGTCGCCCTTCAAAACCTGTATGGTGCCGTGCCGATGACCGAGCAGCAATGTAAGGAATCCTATCCTGGTAGTGCTGGCCAAATGAAATTTGCATTGTCGTATCTCAGCTCTGGGGCCTTTCTGGCGGACCGTGACATTGTTCACGGGGCCATCGACCTGATCAAGGGGGCTCTGAGCTGGGACAACGTCGAAACTCTGGTCCACTTTGGGCTCGTCCCCGGCCAGTATTTGATCGCCTGCAACGAAGAATATGCTCGGGACAGTGATTCCAATTTCCAGTCCGAGAGCTCAGACGATGAAAGCGTTGACACTAGAACAAACTTCAGGATCGATGATACTTACCGGGCGCCAAGACCCGACAACCCCTTCCTGTCGGCGAAGACACTCAACAATGAAATGGTCAAGATATGGGCGCCCAGGCTCTTGAGATGGGCCCTTAGATTCATGACTGTTGATAGTGCCGCAGCGCGATTTGAATTTGACGCTGGAGCTCGACCGACAGTGACGCCGGATAGACTGGGATGGACCCAGGACGAGGATCACACGACAGCCGAGATGGAAGGGAGAATTAAAAGCAGCATGGACAAGAACAGAGCCATGTCGGCGCTCCTTATCACGCTCCCATATAGATATCTCAAATATACATTCAGACTTATGCGCGAATGGGGGCTTTTGAGCGCGAAGCTTGCCCGGGAAGTGGTGGCAGAACGAGAACTGCGGTGTAAGAGCATGAAGCAGAAACTTGAATTGAACAGCAAGGACGAGAAGGGCCTGTCTCGACGCTCGCGTGGTCCGCTCGGATGGGAAGAGTTCGTCGTCGAAGAAAACGAGAACATAACCGTCAGCAGGATCTGGAAAGGAATTGGGACTGCGGCGTCAGCGGTCAAAGGGCCTCGTTCGGCGGAGCCGGGCCGCCCGAACGGCAAAATGTGA
- the PAM16 gene encoding mitochondrial import inner membrane translocase subunit TIM16 (EggNog:ENOG410PQ6Q~COG:U~BUSCO:15979at33183) — MAHRILTQIVVTGSRVLGRAFAEAYKQASASSKYAAHAQKNGSSVSNTFASSGLTLDEACKILNVKPPKAGEANLEHTMERFKKLFDMNDPKKGGSFYLQSKILRARERIEMEVREAERKAKMDKEVREGWNPKVYKDR; from the exons ATG GCGCATCGCATTCTGACGCAGATTGTCGTTACGGGAAGTCGGGTGCTTGGCCGCGCATTTGCAGAGGCATACAAGCAAGCATCAGCATCCTCGAAATATGCAGCTCATGCACAGAAGAATGGATCCTCGGTATCCAATACCTTTGCATCGTCCGGCTTGACTCTAGACGAAGCCTGCAAAATTTTGAACGTCAAGCCTCCCAAAGCCGGGGAGGCCAATCTGGAGCACACCATGGAGAGGTTTAAGAAGCTCTTTGACATGAACGACCCCAAAAAGGGAGGTAGCTTTTACCTGCAAAGCAAGATTCTCCGCGCTCGGGAACGCATTGAAATGGAAGTCAGGGAGGCGGAACGCAAAGCAAAGATGGACAAAGAAGTACGAGAAGGATGGAACCCGAAAGTTTACAAAGACAGATGA
- a CDS encoding uncharacterized protein (EggNog:ENOG410PJN3~COG:Q) — translation MADQFKHLRDIGMMRNPLPEDPVDRANVEHVLQHGYVVIENCFSKEEAEAAKAEIDRLSGSAPMIGRNSFEGFNTNRIYSLLNKTREFDKFAILPRVLALNDFFLDPGYNITSFHTIQINPGEKNQDMHHDDAFCHVPRPRLPLGAAIIIAFDDFTAENGATGVIPGSHTWGADRRGKYEETVPMVCPAGSVVYFIGTTWHCGGANNSSKPRKSATVQYCQPYIRPIENQILAVDPRKLKEIPPRIVEMMGYRIHRPFIGYADGLNPIKAVQRMVKWLQEPVDHSPPTFASTSHADSRL, via the exons ATGGCAGACCAATTCAAACATCTCCGCGACATCGGGATGATGCGAAACCCGCTACCGGAAGACCCGGTTGATCGAGCAAACGTGGAACATGTCCTTCAGCATGGCTATGTGGTGATTGAGAACTGCTTCTCAAAGGAAGAGGCTGAAGCTGCGAAGGCAGAAATTGATCGCTTGAGTGGTTCAGCGCCAATGATTGGGAGGAATTCATTCGAAGGATTCAACACGAATAGAATTTATTCGCTGTTGAATAA aacaagagaatttgACAAATTCGCAATTCTTCCGCGAGTCCTAGCGTTAAACGATTTTTTCTTGGACCCGGGATATAATATCACCTCCTTTCACACTATCCAGATCAATCCAGGCGAAAAGAACCAGGACATGCATCATG ACGATGCATTCTGTCATGTTCCACGCCCGCGTCTGCCATTGGGCGCTGCCATCATCATCG CATTTGATGACTTTACCGCCGAAAATGGTGCGACGGGTGTGATCCCGGGCAGCCATACCTGGGGTGCTGACAGGCGCGGAAAATACGAAGAGACCGTTCCAATGGTTTGCCCTGCAGGGAGCGTTGTCTACTTCATTGGTACCACATGGCACTGCGGAGGTGCCAATAACTCCTCCAAACCAAGAAAAAGCGCAACAGTACAGTACTGTCAGCCATAT ATTCGCCCAATTGAGAATCAAATCCTCGCCGTTGACCCTCGCAAACTGAAAGAAATTCCCCCACGGATTGTCGAGATGATGGGATATCGGATCCATCGACCGTTTATCGGCTACG CGGATGGTTTGAATCCCATCAAAGCTGTCCAAAGGATGGTAAAGTGGCTTCAAGAACCGGTCGATCACAGCCCTCCAACGTTTGCTTCCACCTCCCATGCCGATAGCCGGCTATGA
- a CDS encoding uncharacterized protein (EggNog:ENOG410PJBR~COG:S~BUSCO:1834at33183), producing the protein MNRFRTKKKHREDGDSEALTLPSFTGKPFRKKKNQIESKSEIDLSTALPSADDFRTSLLMPNLSARFSMLREQDDPTTKIGKANDDSVLFPRRVSRLNLFQHNPLTDIAEVSSLSGSARPSLNLARTSYTSGEATPSEEDNPNSVLSRPRPVEGNNLFGGRQKVYKIPVKNSSTGDSDSMERGSSGSMGGKAIYENDMPMSTFQKIKEKERMEREESPDLHGVAKQLEDEILSQLPGEHGTPPPNANDSQPVIPEHGSASSTPIKHNFPGLDRSGTKTRRLYGQGLELQNQQSSALDRIESLSRRPKVPDPTQITRSLSKSAANLNEKYQKLSPVYASSNFRPNSPPLSASSISGNELSRKAGPASGAGSGQGYPGVAPLSPPLSESGEVSPLAAALQPEDRGKATAAGLFNKPSHKYDESQFQQRQVQMFEGRNTSPFRRPSPSCGGSEVERGGRSRGLSTTSYRSRAESAASAYGDSQDGRPPRSTPSLRRASPPRMGNGTFLANFSESEAGSDAEAEVCPKSNVVASAPKLDGTHASLRSSTASSDSAMYSQPSRSYSTQSELKHSESRDLKTINEIETADPSLSLGGGEEVKKSRDSPTLGPSETGGLSGLIRMHLRHDSDKSSIFPPPSPGLPPSSFDNHRAHNPSLQAARESSHSASIHSNPWELDDWGKPSQTPERSNHSPPRLSQHPDQQPSQQQGGFSMMSLRAKQMLDQANALSNQGHSPDPVIKGTDHRSSGPQASWQEELHQGHRRGGSSETQMEREELAHELAERRRRVQEKLKSFVETEGSRSTSPTSGGFRDIGPAKPGNAFAMMKNKSSRTNGMHDVPHPKPLKVLGMESTAHSASAPNLVSKGEPWPDEEERMLRDYGRQPRNSSPHIGARHGRPRQPQAPPPLRESQDESRNTFRDGPSAPWRHPRDVRDRSTSDASGRSKSRPRYREDLDNFGRGVDSPQHRSAGEENKPYRGPPSGPSSTRPSAENERLPSDRSGSSMGGRLRSNSRPVPPSFPDARIPHPVQTGQALGIGSSPRPSPVTPYSANATPPLYETSPPNISMAASNAYGGGSAPNQNAQWNQSLGAHKRVIDKSQISEPKFVSSTSNVPTVGLPPGASLSNGSSTPPVPPMNPRRRRPTATQTILGAFKGSSDRLDASTMPGSSSKFPEEQSTFSDEDKRSRPRQRLRKISSEGGNLNAKARQQAMMAKSPAMPQVPAQVGGPMEGERSCWKKVG; encoded by the exons ATGAATCGGTTTCGCACAAAGAAGAAACACAGGGAGGATGGAGACTCCGAGGCGCTTACACTTCCCTCTTTCACCGGAAAGCCATTtaggaaaaagaagaaccaAATCGAGTCGAAATCGGAAATTGATCTTTCTACAGCCCTACCCTCTGCAGATGACTTTCGGACGAGTCTTTTGATGCCGAACTTATCGGCTCGATTTAGCATGCTTCGAGAACAAGATGACCCAACAACAAAGATTGGAAAGGCGAACGACGACAGTGTACTTTTTCCAAGAAGAGTCTCAAGGCTCAATTTGTTCCAGCATAACCCCCTCACGGACATAGCTGAAGTTTCCTCGCTCAGTGGTTCGGCAAGACCATCCCTCAATTTGGCCCGTACCTCCTACACGTCGGGTGAAGCCACTCCTTCCGAGGAGGACAATCCGAATAGTGTCCTGAGCAGGCCTAGGCCTGTTGAAGGAAACAATCTGTTTGGAGGACGCCAGAAGGTTTATAAGATTCCCGTCAAGAACAGCTCAACTGGCGACTCTGACTCGATGGAGAGGGGATCAAGCGGAAGTATGGGCGGCAAGGCGATCTATGAGAACGATATGCCTATGTCAACGTTTCAGAAGATCAAAGAGAAGGAACGAATGGAAAGAGAGGAGAGTCCGGACCTGCACGGAGTCGCCAAGCAGCTCGAGGACGAAATTTTATCACAATTACCAGGCGAGCATGGTACGCCGCCACCAAATGCCAACGATTCTCAGCCAGTTATCCCCGAACATGGATCAGCCTCTTCAACGCCAATAAAGCACAACTTCCCTGGATTAGATAGAAGTGGAACCAAAACGCGACGCTTGTATGGACAAGGCCTCGAGCTTCAGAATCAACAATCTTCGGCTCTGGATAGGATCGAAAGCTTAAGCAGGAGGCCTAAAGTCCCTGATCCTACACAGATAACCCGATCGCTCTCCAAAAGTGCTGCTAACTTGAATGAGAAATACCAAAAGCTCTCCCCAGTTTATGCTTCGTCCAATTTTCGCCCAAATAGCCCCCCTCTGTCCGCGTCCTCTATTTCAGGGAACGAATTAAGCAGGAAGGCCGGCCCTGCGAGTGGTGCTGGTTCTGGCCAAGGGTACCCAGGCGTTGCTCCCCTAAGCCCACCTTTGAGTGAAAGTGGAGAAGTATCGCCCCTTGCAGCCGCCCTTCAGCCAGAAGATAGAGGCAAGGCCACGGCTGCAGGCCTATTCAATAAGCCATCGCATAAATATGATGAATCTCAATTTCAGCAGCGCCAAGTTCAGATGTTTGAAGGCAGAAATACTTCTCCCTTCCGGCGTCCTTCACCGTCTTGTGGAGGCTCCGAGGTCGAAAGAGGAGGGCGGTCTAGAGGTTTGTCGACGACCAGCTATCGTTCCAGGGCCGAGTCAGCAGCTTCGGCATATGGCGATTCTCAAGATGGACGTCCACCCCGTTCTACCCCTAGCCTTCGAAGGGCTTCGCCGCCTCGGATGGGAAATGGAACGTTTCTGGCGAACTTTAGTGAAAGCGAAGCGGGTAGTGATGCTGAAGCAGAGGTTTGCCCAAAGTCGAACGTTGTGGCTTCTGCTCCAAAGTTGGATGGTACTCATGCAAGCTTAAGGAGCAGCACCGCATCGAGCGACTCTGCGATGTACAGTCAACCTAGCAGGTCCTATTCGACCCAATCTGAGCTCAAGCATTCGGAATCTCGTGACCTTAAGACTATAAATGAAATTGAAACAGCGGACCCTTCGCTTTCATTAGGCGGCGGGGAGGAGGTCAAAAAGTCAAGAGATTCACCAACTCTAGGACCATCAGAAACTGGGGGCCTAAGTGGCCTAATTCGGATGCATTTGAGGCATGACAGCGATAAATCCTCCATAtttcctcctccttctccagGGTTGCCTCCTAGTTCTTTCGATAACCATCGCGCCCATAATCCTTCTCTACAAGCCGCGAGAGAATCAAGCCACTCTGCGAGCATTCATAGTAATCCCTGGGAACTAGATGATTGGGGAAAACCGTCACAAACCCCCGAAAGATCCAACCATTCTCCTCCGCGTTTGTCACAACACCCTGATCAACAGCCCTCCCAACAACAGGGAGGCTTTTCAATGATGTCTCTGCGAGCTAAGCAGATGCTTGACCAGGCAAATGCTCTCAGCAATCAAGGACATTCCCCGGACCCCGTCATCAAAGGCACGGATCACAGATCCTCAGGGCCCCAAGCATCGTGGCAGGAGGAGCTTCACCAAGGGCATCGACGAGGTGGCAGTTCAGAGACACAAATGGAGCGAGAGGAATTGGCGCACGAGTTAGCTGAACGACGAAGGAGAGTCCAAGAGAAATTGAAGAGCTTTGTGGAAACTGAAGGTAGTAGGTCGACTAGCCCAACCTCTGGAGGTTTCCGAGACATTGGACCTGCAAAGCCTGGCAATGCATTCGcgatgatgaagaacaaATCCAGCCGAACCAACGGCATGCATGATGTTCCCCACCCGAAACCGCTGAAAGTACTAGGCATGGAAAGCACTGCTCATAGTGCTTCTGCACCAAACCTCGTGTCCAAAGGCGAACCTTGGCCTGATGAAGAGGAGAGGATGCTTCGTGACTACGGGAGACAGCCTCGAAACTCATCACCCCACATCGGTGCCCGGCATGGCAGACCACGTCAACCGCAAGCTCCACCTCCTCTCCGCGAGAGCCAGGATGAATCTAGAAATACTTTCCGCGACGGACCATCTGCACCTTGGAGACACCCTCGGGATGTAAGGGATAGATCAACATCCGATGCCTCCGGGCGATCGAAGAGCCGCCCCAGGTATCGGGAAGACTTGGACAATTTTGGTAGAGGTGTGGACAGTCCGCAACACAGGTCCGCTGGGGAGGAAAACAAGCCTTATCGAGGGCCCCCTTCTGGACCTTCTTCGACACGGCCTTCGGCTGAAAACGAACGCCTCCCATCCGATAGGTCTGGATCTTCGATGGGAGGTCGGTTACGGAGCAATAGTCGACCAGTGCCGCCTAGTTTTCCCGATGCTCGAATCCCACACCCTGTGCAGACGGGGCAGGCACTAGGGATCGGCTCCTCTCCTCGGCCATCACCGGTCACTCCTTACTCGGCCAATGCAACTCCGCCTCTGTACGAAACCTCTCCTCCGAATATTTCAATGGCTGCCTCGAATGCGTACGGTGGTGGCTCGGCACCGAACCAAAATGCGCAATGGAACCAAAGTCTGGGCGCTCACAAGAGAGTTATTGATAAATCGCAGATCTCTGAACCCAAATTTGTCTCGAGTACTTCCAACGTCCCGACTGTCGGACTCCCTCCGGGTGCCAGCCTCAGCAACGGAAGCTCTACGCCCCCGGTTCCGCCCATGAACCCCAGAAGACGTCGACCAACGGCGACCCAGACGATCCTGGGCGCCTTCAAAGGTTCTTCTGACAGACTTGACGCGTCGACAATGCCTGGATCCTCAAGCAAGTTCCCAGAGGAACAGAGCACGTTCTCAGACGAGGACAAGCGGTCTCGACCACGCCAGCGGCTACGCAAGATCTCAAGCGAAGGCGGGAATCTCAACGCCAAAGCGCGGCAGCAGGCGATGATGGCGAAATCGCCCGCGATGCCCCAAGTGCCAGCCCAGGTTGGAGGTCCCATGGAAGGAG aGAGGAGTTGTTGGAAGAAGGTTGGTTAA